A single region of the Candidatus Hydrogenedentota bacterium genome encodes:
- a CDS encoding response regulator has protein sequence MLRPTIAIAESRPGARASLSGAVRRQFTDVRLDAIPDLPALEARLRKVPPDCLIVDAGGEIGKLGPPIGRKLRKTAPDCPALWVFPRGTDLRPWMPVLRAGPGDFLVRPFSADQLAARIRFCLASGGHAELQRANRVLAGLVEARSHDLYESDERFRLLFNSCSDGIFTVVLPEAADEERIVEVNLQMCHALSYPREEFLAMLPKDLLEPAQVNYVMARLRNLGTQKLLYLETILVTRDGKKLPVAMTARHFSFKRQPYILFVVRFRARPRHGDNAPGGLDHGYGAFAAQTGQIMYEYNLRAQTIRLTGATRQITGHSREELESLDRETRQALIHEDDRREVLRRLNEAVRELGEYQLQYRVRHSENAYRHVEDHGIVLPDETGAPYRMLGCMRDITDRVRAEQEERLIEQEIQHSKRLESLGVLAGGIAHDFNNILAAIIGLTDMSIRELDGPPDVLEDLEESLRAAHRAKDLVKQILAFSRQTGEERSPVHLHVVVREALGLLRASIPPAIHIIDSIDVHSGMVLANPTQMHQVVMNYCTNGIQAMSEKGGTLEVRLEDVEVTRRFAATHPKLHPGPYVKLTVADKGHGIDPGNIKRIFDPFYTTKGPGEGTGMGLAMVYGIVADHGGAVLVESVVGQGTEFQTYLPRTPAEEHPLPGARAVEAPGRESLLVVDDEHAVRRFCQRCLTPLGYKVQTRSNPRNALADFKRDPRAFDLVIADQHMPEMSGDALARRMRKLRPDIPIILFTGFSNEVSEGIARDAGIAEIVSKPVVSAQLTGAVRRVLDAAYGPRPAQHEEAAK, from the coding sequence GCTCGGGCCACCCATCGGCCGCAAACTCCGGAAAACAGCCCCCGACTGCCCCGCATTGTGGGTCTTTCCGCGCGGAACGGACCTGCGGCCCTGGATGCCCGTGCTCCGGGCGGGTCCCGGCGATTTTCTGGTTCGCCCGTTTTCCGCCGATCAGCTGGCCGCGCGCATTCGTTTCTGCCTGGCCTCCGGCGGCCACGCCGAGCTACAGCGCGCGAACCGCGTGCTCGCCGGGCTCGTCGAAGCGCGCAGCCACGATCTCTACGAGAGCGACGAGCGCTTCCGGCTGCTGTTCAACTCGTGCAGCGACGGCATCTTCACCGTTGTGCTGCCCGAGGCGGCCGACGAAGAGCGCATCGTCGAGGTCAACCTGCAAATGTGCCACGCCCTGAGCTACCCGCGCGAAGAGTTCCTCGCGATGCTCCCGAAGGATCTGCTGGAGCCGGCGCAGGTAAACTATGTGATGGCGCGCTTGCGCAACCTGGGCACGCAGAAGCTACTCTACCTCGAGACCATTCTGGTCACGCGGGACGGCAAGAAGCTACCGGTGGCGATGACGGCCCGGCACTTCTCGTTCAAGCGGCAGCCCTACATTCTGTTCGTGGTGCGGTTCCGCGCCCGCCCGCGCCATGGCGACAACGCCCCGGGCGGCCTCGACCACGGCTACGGCGCCTTCGCGGCGCAAACGGGCCAGATCATGTACGAGTACAATCTCCGCGCGCAGACCATCCGGCTGACCGGCGCCACCCGGCAGATCACCGGCCATTCGCGCGAGGAGCTCGAATCCCTCGACCGGGAGACCCGCCAGGCCCTGATTCACGAAGATGACCGCCGGGAGGTGTTGCGACGTCTGAATGAAGCGGTTCGGGAGCTGGGCGAATACCAGCTTCAATACCGTGTCCGGCATTCGGAGAATGCGTACCGGCATGTGGAGGATCACGGCATCGTCCTGCCCGACGAGACCGGCGCGCCGTATCGCATGCTCGGCTGCATGCGCGACATCACCGACCGGGTTCGCGCGGAGCAGGAAGAGCGCCTGATCGAGCAGGAGATCCAGCATTCCAAGCGCCTGGAGAGCCTCGGCGTCCTCGCGGGCGGCATCGCGCATGACTTCAACAATATTCTCGCCGCAATTATCGGACTCACGGACATGTCAATCCGCGAACTGGATGGTCCGCCGGATGTGCTGGAAGACCTGGAGGAGTCGCTCCGGGCCGCCCACCGGGCGAAGGATTTGGTCAAGCAGATTCTGGCCTTCAGCCGCCAGACCGGAGAAGAACGCTCGCCGGTCCACCTGCACGTCGTAGTGCGAGAGGCCCTGGGCCTGCTCCGGGCATCCATCCCGCCGGCAATCCACATCATCGACAGCATCGATGTCCACTCCGGCATGGTTCTGGCCAACCCGACGCAGATGCACCAGGTCGTGATGAATTATTGCACGAACGGCATCCAGGCCATGTCCGAAAAGGGGGGCACGCTGGAGGTGCGCCTGGAGGATGTCGAAGTCACGCGCCGTTTCGCGGCCACCCACCCGAAGCTCCACCCCGGACCCTACGTCAAGCTGACCGTGGCCGACAAGGGGCACGGCATCGATCCCGGCAATATCAAACGCATATTCGATCCCTTCTACACCACCAAAGGCCCCGGCGAGGGTACGGGCATGGGGCTCGCCATGGTCTATGGCATCGTGGCGGATCACGGCGGCGCGGTCCTCGTGGAAAGCGTGGTCGGGCAGGGAACCGAGTTTCAGACCTATTTGCCGCGCACGCCCGCCGAGGAGCACCCGCTGCCGGGCGCGCGGGCCGTGGAGGCGCCCGGCCGGGAATCCCTGCTGGTCGTTGACGACGAGCACGCGGTCCGCCGGTTCTGCCAGCGATGCCTGACCCCGCTCGGATACAAGGTGCAAACCCGGAGCAACCCGCGCAACGCGCTCGCGGATTTCAAACGTGATCCGCGCGCTTTCGACCTCGTCATCGCCGACCAGCACATGCCCGAAATGTCGGGAGACGCCCTCGCGCGCCGCATGCGCAAGTTGCGGCCCGATATCCCCATCATCCTCTTCACGGGGTTCAGCAATGAAGTGAGCGAAGGCATCGCGCGGGACGCGGGGATCGCGGAAATCGTCTCCAAGCCCGTGGTCTCCGCGCAGCTCACGGGCGCCGTCCGCCGCGTGCTTGACGCAGCATACGGCCCGCGGCCGGCCCAGCACGAGGAGGCGGCGAAATGA